A genome region from Bradyrhizobium commune includes the following:
- a CDS encoding GNAT family N-acetyltransferase, whose translation MTMAAAMQSRTAEAPARSKASRIAHVDIVSDLDAAEPVWRAFEDPGHLSTPYQQFDLLGPWQRLVGAGEGARPFIVIARDAEQRPLALLPLALRQSHGVRTGCFMGGKHTTFNMGLWNAEFAAQAISADLDVLLAPLRAHIDVLALTQQPLHWHEQQNPFALLPRQSAINGCPLLVMEPGGSPESRISNSFRRRLKSKEKKLQALAGYRYHLATTDADVTRLLDWFFRIKPVRMAEQKLPNVFAEPGVEQFVRSACLAPRGEGRVIDIHALECDDEIIAIFAGVADGQRFSMMFNTYTLSEQARHSPGLILMRNIIDRYAECGYRSLDLGIGSDDYKRMFCKGDEDIFDSFVPLTSRGKLAAMAMSSVNRGKRLIKQNQMLFDLAQRLRRAFG comes from the coding sequence ATGACCATGGCTGCGGCGATGCAAAGCCGGACGGCAGAAGCGCCAGCGCGGTCGAAAGCGAGCCGCATCGCGCATGTCGACATCGTTTCCGATCTCGACGCCGCCGAGCCGGTCTGGCGCGCCTTCGAAGACCCCGGTCACCTCTCCACGCCCTATCAACAATTCGACCTGCTCGGTCCGTGGCAACGCCTGGTCGGGGCCGGCGAAGGCGCCCGGCCCTTCATTGTTATCGCCCGTGATGCGGAGCAAAGACCGCTCGCGCTGCTACCGCTCGCGCTGCGCCAGAGCCACGGCGTGCGCACGGGCTGCTTCATGGGCGGCAAGCATACGACCTTCAACATGGGACTGTGGAACGCCGAGTTCGCGGCCCAGGCCATTTCGGCCGATCTCGATGTACTCCTTGCGCCGCTGCGCGCGCATATCGACGTGCTGGCGCTCACGCAGCAGCCATTGCATTGGCATGAGCAACAGAACCCGTTCGCACTGTTGCCGCGGCAGAGCGCGATCAACGGCTGCCCTCTGCTGGTGATGGAGCCCGGCGGCTCGCCCGAGTCGCGCATCAGCAATTCCTTCCGCCGCCGCCTCAAAAGCAAGGAGAAGAAGCTCCAGGCGCTCGCCGGCTATCGTTATCACCTTGCCACCACGGACGCGGACGTCACCCGCCTGCTCGACTGGTTCTTCCGCATCAAGCCGGTGAGAATGGCGGAGCAGAAACTGCCGAACGTCTTCGCGGAGCCGGGTGTCGAGCAGTTCGTCCGCAGTGCCTGCCTTGCGCCGCGCGGCGAAGGCCGCGTCATCGACATCCACGCGCTCGAATGCGACGATGAAATCATCGCAATCTTCGCTGGCGTCGCCGACGGCCAGCGCTTCTCGATGATGTTCAACACCTACACCCTGTCGGAGCAGGCCCGCCACAGCCCCGGCCTGATCCTGATGCGCAACATCATCGACCGCTATGCCGAGTGCGGCTACCGGTCACTCGACCTCGGCATCGGCTCGGACGACTACAAGCGGATGTTCTGCAAGGGTGACGAAGACATCTTCGACAGCTTCGTCCCGCTGACCTCGCGCGGCAAGCTCGCCGCGATGGCGATGTCATCGGTCAACCGCGGCAAGCGATTGATAAAGCAGAACCAGATGCTGTTCGACCTGGCGCAGAGGCTGCGCCGGGCATTCGGCTAG
- a CDS encoding polysaccharide deacetylase family protein, with translation MASDDRWLERLRLELAWFTGQPLLRSRGAGAILRFARVRPRRSGAFQPLRDSEISPQFLDRAIRALKRWKYDFLGMDEVCRRAVTLPEKRRFVALTFDGANKDLISYAYPVLARHAVPFTVYVPTAFPDGVGEAWWLGLEQVIARESRISLMMGEKEQRFTVIGNAEKQALFSFVEGWLRSLSPADLSAAIADLCTRYRIDLAALSREASMDWQDLARLADDPLVTIGSATVNYPVLANMKDTAALREMTMGKAVAEAAFRREIRHLAFPVGDRASFRRSHVVMAEEAGFGSAVSTIPGIVDAEGRTNLHALPRIPWDGRMRSLRMMRVLVSGIAFAPVKPTGSATS, from the coding sequence TTGGCATCCGATGACAGATGGCTGGAGCGGTTGCGGCTCGAGCTGGCCTGGTTCACCGGCCAGCCGCTGCTGCGCAGCCGCGGTGCCGGTGCCATTCTGCGCTTCGCACGGGTGCGACCGCGGCGGAGCGGAGCATTCCAGCCGTTGCGCGACAGCGAGATCTCGCCGCAATTCCTCGATCGTGCCATTCGCGCGCTGAAGCGCTGGAAGTATGACTTCCTCGGCATGGACGAGGTCTGCCGGCGCGCGGTGACATTGCCCGAGAAGCGGCGCTTCGTGGCACTCACCTTCGACGGGGCCAACAAGGATCTCATCAGCTACGCCTATCCAGTGCTGGCGCGCCACGCCGTGCCCTTTACCGTCTACGTTCCCACCGCCTTTCCGGACGGCGTCGGCGAGGCCTGGTGGCTCGGGCTCGAACAGGTCATCGCGCGCGAGAGTCGGATCAGCCTGATGATGGGTGAGAAGGAGCAGCGCTTCACCGTCATCGGCAATGCGGAGAAGCAGGCGCTGTTCTCGTTCGTCGAAGGCTGGTTGCGCTCGCTGTCGCCGGCGGATTTGTCCGCTGCGATCGCCGATCTCTGCACGCGCTATCGCATCGACCTCGCCGCGCTGTCGCGCGAGGCGTCGATGGATTGGCAGGATCTGGCGAGGCTGGCGGACGATCCGCTCGTCACGATCGGCAGCGCAACCGTGAACTATCCCGTTCTTGCCAACATGAAGGATACAGCCGCGCTGCGCGAGATGACCATGGGCAAGGCAGTGGCTGAAGCGGCCTTCCGTCGCGAGATCCGGCATCTGGCGTTCCCGGTTGGCGATCGCGCCTCGTTTCGGCGCAGTCACGTCGTCATGGCCGAGGAGGCAGGCTTCGGCAGCGCGGTGTCGACCATTCCCGGGATCGTCGATGCGGAGGGGCGCACCAATCTGCACGCGCTGCCGCGCATTCCCTGGGACGGCCGCATGCGCTCGCTCCGGATGATGCGCGTGCTGGTGTCGGGAATTGCCTTTGCGCCGGTGAAACCGACAGGTAGCGCTACGAGCTAG
- a CDS encoding DUF2842 domain-containing protein: MTIRTRKFLGAILLLVLATVWALLGMAAAQMPWIAESGWRQAIYYVAVGMGWVLPAMPIVSWMQRSDRAKSSS, translated from the coding sequence ATGACAATCCGCACCCGAAAGTTCCTCGGCGCCATTCTGCTCCTGGTGCTGGCCACGGTCTGGGCCCTGCTCGGCATGGCGGCCGCGCAGATGCCCTGGATCGCCGAGTCCGGCTGGCGACAGGCGATCTATTACGTCGCGGTCGGAATGGGCTGGGTCCTGCCGGCGATGCCGATCGTGAGCTGGATGCAGCGGTCCGATCGGGCCAAATCCAGCTCGTAG
- a CDS encoding COX15/CtaA family protein, whose amino-acid sequence MTTVSAPSEPHRAVRWWLVSVAALIALMVLVGGATRLTESGLSIVEWKPVTGSVPPLSEAQWTDAFEAYKKIPQYRELNAGMSLSEFKEIFWWEWSHRLLGRFIGVAYLLPFLFFLWRGGLSGELKRRLWLLFALGGLQGAVGWWMVASGLTERVEVSQYRLATHLVLALLIFAGIVWTVRRLAERPQLATSTRLRFTSALLLVVTFVQIYFGALVAGLRAGRAYNTWPTIDGAFIPSAERLWFETPWWRNMFDNVLTVQFEHRMTAYALFVLAALHAVDAVRSHAGPAARGALWLLAAVSLQAVLGILTLLNQVPIDLALSHQAVAIVVLTLAVMQAERLASRHSTEMQSRAVPVGQPG is encoded by the coding sequence ATGACGACGGTTTCCGCCCCTTCCGAGCCGCATCGCGCCGTGCGCTGGTGGCTCGTGTCCGTCGCCGCGCTGATCGCGCTGATGGTGCTGGTCGGCGGTGCAACGCGGTTGACGGAATCCGGCCTCTCCATCGTCGAGTGGAAGCCGGTGACGGGCAGTGTGCCGCCGCTGTCGGAAGCGCAGTGGACCGACGCGTTCGAGGCCTACAAGAAGATCCCGCAATATCGCGAGCTCAACGCCGGCATGAGCCTGTCCGAGTTCAAGGAGATTTTCTGGTGGGAATGGAGCCACCGGCTGCTCGGCCGTTTCATCGGCGTCGCCTATTTGCTCCCGTTCCTGTTCTTCCTGTGGCGCGGAGGTCTGTCGGGCGAGTTGAAGCGCAGGCTGTGGCTGCTGTTCGCGCTCGGCGGACTCCAGGGCGCGGTCGGCTGGTGGATGGTGGCCTCGGGCCTCACCGAACGCGTCGAGGTGTCGCAATATCGGCTGGCGACGCATCTGGTGCTGGCGCTGCTGATCTTTGCCGGCATCGTCTGGACGGTCCGGCGGCTTGCCGAGCGGCCGCAGCTCGCCACGTCCACGCGGCTGCGCTTCACGAGCGCGCTGCTTCTCGTCGTGACCTTCGTGCAGATCTATTTCGGCGCGCTGGTCGCGGGCCTGCGCGCAGGCCGTGCCTACAACACCTGGCCCACAATCGACGGCGCCTTCATTCCATCCGCAGAGCGGCTGTGGTTCGAGACGCCGTGGTGGCGCAACATGTTCGACAATGTGCTGACCGTGCAGTTCGAGCACCGCATGACCGCCTATGCGCTGTTCGTGCTGGCGGCACTGCATGCGGTCGACGCGGTGCGCTCGCATGCAGGCCCAGCGGCGCGTGGCGCGCTTTGGCTGTTGGCGGCTGTCAGTCTGCAAGCGGTGCTCGGCATCCTCACGCTGCTCAACCAGGTCCCGATTGACCTCGCGCTGTCGCATCAGGCGGTCGCGATCGTGGTGCTGACGCTTGCGGTGATGCAGGCGGAACGACTCGCCTCGCGGCATTCGACCGAGATGCAGTCGCGCGCGGTTCCGGTCGGTCAGCCCGGCTGA
- a CDS encoding class I SAM-dependent methyltransferase yields the protein MNIAAPDIGSLFPIPSQTSAHDKRFLLQTIALTKRVLGSFSYVEIGSYLGGSLTPFLMDPACKAVLSIDERGRQQPDERGAKYDYSGITHQTMIGNLVSRGIPTSKLTTFDGSVDSLQGAENNFEIAFIDGEHTDVACFRDFLWTLPLVKSDAIILFHDSTLVYKALRMISLYMKKSRQKHLFAKNRESDVTGVFIGKFAEIDFEREFGQSENWEEFFEKSETEVIQHVLKNRVSIQFDAIVTPVRTFPA from the coding sequence ATGAATATTGCCGCGCCGGACATCGGATCGCTTTTTCCAATTCCCTCACAGACAAGCGCGCACGACAAACGGTTCTTGTTGCAGACCATTGCTCTCACCAAGAGAGTCCTGGGGTCCTTTTCTTACGTCGAAATCGGCTCGTATCTTGGCGGAAGCCTGACCCCGTTTCTGATGGACCCCGCATGTAAAGCGGTCCTTTCGATCGATGAAAGGGGCCGGCAACAGCCGGATGAGAGGGGAGCCAAATACGACTACTCCGGAATTACACATCAGACGATGATCGGTAATCTGGTCTCTCGTGGCATACCGACGTCCAAGCTGACGACGTTTGATGGCTCGGTGGATTCGCTGCAAGGGGCGGAAAACAATTTCGAGATTGCGTTCATCGATGGAGAGCACACCGATGTCGCCTGCTTCAGGGATTTCTTGTGGACGCTTCCGCTGGTGAAGAGCGACGCGATCATTCTCTTTCACGACAGCACGCTGGTCTACAAGGCTCTCCGCATGATCAGCCTGTACATGAAAAAGTCGAGACAAAAACATTTGTTCGCAAAGAACAGGGAGTCGGACGTGACCGGCGTCTTCATTGGAAAGTTCGCCGAGATCGATTTCGAGAGAGAGTTTGGTCAATCCGAGAACTGGGAAGAATTCTTCGAGAAGTCAGAAACAGAGGTTATCCAACACGTCCTGAAGAACAGGGTATCGATTCAATTCGATGCGATCGTCACGCCCGTCAGGACGTTTCCTGCCTGA
- a CDS encoding O-acetylhomoserine aminocarboxypropyltransferase codes for MSDRLPGFSTLAVHAGAQPDPTTGARATPIYQTTSFVFNDADHAASLFGLQAFGNIYTRIGNPTNAVLEERVAALEGGTAALAVASGHAAQVVVLQQLLQPGDEFIAARKLYGGSINQFTHAFKSFGWNVVWADPDDIASFERAVTPRTKAIFIESIANPAGSITDIEAISSVAAKAGVPLIVDNTLASPYLIRPIDHGADIVVHSLTKFLGGHGNSLGGIIVDAGTFDWSTGGKYPMLSEPRPEYHGIRLQETFGNFAFAIACRVLGLRDLGPALSPFNAFMILTGIETLPLRMQKHCDNAKAVAEFLAGHPAVASVSYAGLPSDKYNQLARKYAPKGAGAVFTFSLKGGYDAGVGLVSKLQLFSHLANVGDTRSLVIHPASTTHSQLDDAAKVKSGAGPDVVRLSIGIEDKEDLIADLEQALAA; via the coding sequence ATGAGCGATCGCCTTCCGGGATTTTCGACCCTTGCCGTGCATGCCGGTGCACAGCCCGATCCCACCACCGGTGCGCGCGCGACCCCGATTTATCAGACGACGTCTTTCGTTTTCAACGATGCCGACCATGCCGCCTCGCTGTTCGGCTTGCAGGCGTTCGGCAACATCTACACCCGCATCGGCAATCCGACCAATGCGGTGCTGGAAGAGCGCGTCGCCGCGCTCGAAGGCGGCACGGCCGCGCTGGCCGTTGCTTCCGGCCATGCCGCGCAGGTCGTGGTGTTGCAGCAGCTGCTCCAGCCCGGCGACGAATTCATCGCCGCGCGGAAACTCTATGGCGGCTCGATCAACCAGTTCACGCATGCGTTCAAGAGCTTCGGCTGGAACGTGGTGTGGGCCGATCCCGATGACATCGCGAGCTTCGAGCGCGCGGTAACGCCGCGCACGAAAGCGATCTTCATCGAATCCATCGCCAATCCGGCGGGGAGCATCACCGACATCGAGGCGATCTCGAGTGTGGCAGCCAAGGCCGGCGTGCCGCTGATCGTCGACAACACGCTGGCCTCGCCCTACCTGATCCGCCCGATCGATCACGGCGCCGACATCGTCGTGCACTCGCTGACGAAATTTTTGGGCGGCCACGGCAATTCACTCGGCGGCATCATCGTCGATGCCGGCACGTTCGATTGGTCGACCGGCGGCAAATATCCGATGCTGTCGGAGCCGCGGCCGGAATATCACGGCATCCGCCTTCAGGAAACGTTCGGCAATTTCGCCTTCGCGATCGCCTGCCGCGTGCTGGGCCTGCGCGATCTTGGCCCCGCGCTGTCGCCCTTCAACGCCTTCATGATCCTCACCGGCATCGAGACGCTGCCGCTGCGCATGCAGAAGCACTGCGACAATGCCAAGGCGGTCGCCGAATTCCTCGCCGGTCATCCGGCGGTGGCCTCGGTGAGCTATGCGGGGCTTCCGAGCGACAAGTACAACCAGCTCGCGCGCAAATATGCGCCGAAGGGCGCGGGCGCCGTGTTCACCTTCAGCCTGAAGGGCGGCTATGACGCCGGCGTCGGCCTGGTCTCGAAATTGCAGCTGTTCTCGCATCTCGCCAATGTCGGCGACACGCGCTCACTGGTCATCCACCCGGCCTCGACCACGCACAGCCAGCTCGACGACGCCGCCAAGGTGAAATCGGGCGCCGGTCCCGACGTGGTGCGGCTCTCGATCGGCATCGAGGACAAGGAAGACCTGATCGCCGATCTCGAGCAGGCGCTGGCCGCATAG
- a CDS encoding CoA-binding protein, translating into MNHDAYPDSYIRGILNSVKSIAMVGASPQNVRPSYFAFKYLAQRGYDMIPVNPGHVGKDLLGKPFVASLSDIGRPVDMIDIFRNSSHVMPVVEEALMLDPLPKVIWMQLGARDDVAAAKAESVGIKVVMNRCPKIEYGRLSSEISWMGVNTRTLSSKRPPAPTQGMRLSLNRMSVGGGDTAASDRAAKNKSEHS; encoded by the coding sequence ATGAATCACGACGCCTATCCCGACAGTTACATCCGCGGCATCCTCAACAGCGTGAAGTCGATCGCGATGGTCGGGGCATCGCCGCAGAATGTGCGGCCGAGCTATTTCGCGTTCAAATATCTGGCGCAGCGCGGCTACGACATGATCCCGGTCAATCCCGGCCATGTCGGCAAGGATCTGCTCGGAAAACCGTTCGTCGCTTCGCTGAGCGATATCGGCCGTCCCGTCGACATGATCGACATCTTCCGCAACTCGAGCCACGTCATGCCTGTCGTCGAAGAGGCGCTCATGCTGGATCCGCTGCCGAAGGTGATCTGGATGCAGCTTGGCGCGCGTGACGATGTCGCCGCGGCGAAGGCGGAATCGGTCGGCATCAAGGTCGTGATGAACCGCTGCCCCAAGATCGAATATGGCCGGCTGTCGTCGGAAATCTCCTGGATGGGCGTCAACACGCGCACGCTGAGTTCCAAGCGGCCGCCGGCGCCGACACAGGGCATGCGGTTATCCCTCAATCGGATGAGTGTCGGCGGCGGTGACACCGCCGCCTCGGATCGCGCCGCGAAAAACAAGAGCGAGCACAGCTGA
- a CDS encoding enoyl-CoA hydratase gives MSAQAARAPSPQPPILLRETIGSIAVLTLNRPAARNSLSEAMIAGLHAELEEIRDDKAIRGVVIAANGPAFSAGHDMKELTARRADPDRGRAFFAEMMNACSAMMQAIVHLPKPVVAAVQGIATAAGCQLVASCDLAIASEAASFATPGVDIGLFCSTPMVALSRNVPRKQAMEMLLTGEPIPAARAREIGLVNRVVAAGTERDAAIALAEQVALKSAYTVKLGKEAFYRQAEMSLADAYRYAAEVMTENMMARDAEEGIGAFIEKRTPTWRDE, from the coding sequence ATGTCCGCCCAGGCCGCCCGCGCCCCCTCCCCGCAACCGCCAATTCTGCTGCGCGAAACGATCGGCAGCATCGCGGTCCTGACGTTGAACCGCCCGGCCGCGCGCAACAGCCTGTCGGAAGCGATGATCGCCGGCCTGCATGCCGAACTCGAGGAGATCCGCGACGACAAGGCGATCCGCGGCGTCGTGATCGCCGCCAACGGTCCCGCCTTCTCGGCCGGCCACGACATGAAGGAGCTGACGGCGCGCCGCGCCGATCCGGATCGCGGCCGCGCCTTCTTCGCCGAGATGATGAACGCCTGTAGCGCGATGATGCAGGCGATCGTGCATCTGCCGAAGCCGGTGGTGGCTGCCGTCCAGGGCATCGCGACCGCGGCCGGCTGCCAGCTCGTCGCAAGCTGCGATCTCGCAATCGCATCCGAAGCTGCAAGTTTCGCCACGCCCGGCGTGGACATCGGCCTGTTCTGCTCGACGCCGATGGTGGCGCTGTCGCGCAACGTGCCGCGCAAGCAGGCGATGGAGATGCTGCTGACGGGCGAACCGATCCCGGCCGCGCGGGCCCGCGAGATCGGTCTCGTCAATCGCGTGGTCGCCGCCGGCACCGAGCGCGACGCCGCGATTGCGCTCGCGGAACAGGTCGCGCTGAAATCGGCCTATACCGTCAAGCTCGGCAAGGAGGCGTTCTACCGCCAGGCGGAGATGAGCCTTGCAGACGCCTATCGCTATGCGGCAGAGGTGATGACCGAGAACATGATGGCCCGCGACGCCGAGGAAGGCATCGGCGCGTTCATCGAGAAGCGCACGCCGACATGGCGGGATGAATGA
- a CDS encoding PaaI family thioesterase — protein sequence MALAKMSVAEVEQFLRDEFPQAFSGDDITIESADGQTCLLRQRYSERMLRPGGTVSGPTLMALADFAMYVVLLSAIGPIGLAVTTNLNINFLRKGQPGQDVLAEARLIKLGKRLAVGEVNLLSGTSPDPIAHVTSTYSIPNV from the coding sequence ATGGCGTTAGCGAAAATGAGCGTGGCGGAGGTCGAGCAGTTTCTCCGCGACGAGTTTCCCCAGGCCTTCAGCGGCGACGACATCACGATCGAGAGCGCGGACGGGCAGACCTGTCTTTTGCGCCAGCGCTACAGCGAACGGATGCTGCGACCGGGCGGAACCGTGTCCGGCCCGACGCTGATGGCGCTGGCCGATTTCGCCATGTATGTGGTGCTGCTGTCGGCAATCGGGCCCATTGGGCTCGCGGTCACCACCAATCTCAACATCAATTTCCTGCGCAAGGGCCAGCCCGGACAGGACGTGCTGGCGGAAGCGCGGCTGATCAAGCTCGGCAAGCGTCTGGCGGTCGGGGAGGTGAACCTCCTGTCAGGGACCTCGCCCGATCCGATCGCCCATGTCACGTCGACCTATTCCATTCCAAATGTTTGA
- the rplM gene encoding 50S ribosomal protein L13, translating into MKTFSAKPAEVTKKWVLIDAKGLVVGRLATIVAMRLRGKHLPTYTPHVDCGDNVIIINAQHAVLTGRKREQKTYYKHTGYVGHVKERTARQILEGKHPERVLEKAVERMIPRGPLGRVQMGNLRVYGGADHPHEAQTPEKIDIAKLNRKNTRAA; encoded by the coding sequence ATGAAAACCTTTTCGGCAAAGCCGGCCGAGGTGACGAAGAAGTGGGTGCTGATCGACGCCAAGGGTCTGGTCGTTGGTCGTCTCGCCACCATCGTTGCCATGCGTCTGCGCGGCAAGCACCTCCCGACCTACACCCCGCACGTCGATTGCGGCGACAACGTCATCATCATCAACGCCCAGCATGCGGTCCTCACCGGCCGCAAGCGCGAGCAGAAGACCTACTACAAGCACACCGGCTATGTCGGCCACGTCAAGGAGCGCACCGCGCGCCAGATCCTCGAGGGCAAGCATCCCGAGCGCGTGCTCGAGAAGGCCGTCGAGCGCATGATCCCGCGTGGTCCGCTCGGTCGCGTCCAGATGGGCAACCTCCGCGTTTACGGCGGTGCCGATCATCCGCACGAGGCCCAGACGCCCGAGAAGATCGATATCGCCAAGTTGAACCGCAAGAACACGAGGGCCGCATAA
- the rpsI gene encoding 30S ribosomal protein S9, producing MAESIQSLDQLSQLKTSAAPDAPKHEKKVDKFNRAYATGKRKDAVARVWIKPGAGKVTVNAREVEVYFARPVLRMMIEQPFSVAARSGQYDVICTVAGGGLSGQAGAVRHGISKALTYFEPELRTVLKKGGFLTRDSRVVERKKYGKAKARRSFQFSKR from the coding sequence ATGGCCGAATCCATTCAGTCGCTCGACCAGCTCTCGCAGCTCAAGACCTCGGCGGCGCCCGATGCGCCCAAGCACGAGAAGAAGGTCGACAAGTTCAATCGCGCCTACGCCACCGGCAAGCGCAAGGACGCGGTCGCCCGCGTCTGGATCAAGCCGGGCGCCGGCAAGGTCACCGTCAACGCGCGTGAGGTCGAGGTCTATTTCGCCCGCCCCGTGCTGCGCATGATGATCGAGCAGCCGTTCTCGGTGGCCGCGCGTTCCGGCCAGTACGACGTGATCTGCACCGTCGCCGGCGGCGGTCTGTCCGGCCAGGCCGGCGCCGTCCGTCACGGCATCTCCAAGGCGCTCACCTATTTCGAGCCGGAGCTGCGCACCGTGCTCAAGAAGGGCGGCTTCCTCACGCGCGACTCCCGCGTGGTCGAGCGCAAGAAGTACGGCAAGGCGAAGGCCCGCCGGTCCTTCCAGTTCTCGAAGCGTTAA
- a CDS encoding GGDEF domain-containing protein — translation MMSLDSITLYLVATMVAALLGAMMVFFGKQENSPALKWWGTAYLLGAASVALWTVAGDKLGPHLYLALNAVGFVACGMVWNAARVFHGRKPNWPGLVLGAFAWVATATLLDPSASMLRMIIGAGIVSFYAALTASELWVERRKSLQRRWPAFVVPVMHGCVLMLPILLGSFLRPNDAGFSHSVWVTVFAVELVLYAVGTVFVIFMLVSERTVTAHRTAASTDPLTGMLNRRGFSEACSRMIEREAKGGRPVTVMIFDIDHFKSINDRFGHPAGDEMLKLFSTIVVNNLRISDLSGRIGGEEFAALLPCSLEEGVVVAERVREAFETSGVVVDEGPVDTTVSIGIAGGPAGTELEVLLASADTALYQAKRGGRNRVEAAEELPLSLENWRRQSAARIGLPKVQPATA, via the coding sequence ATGATGTCGCTCGATAGCATCACGCTCTATTTGGTCGCCACGATGGTTGCCGCACTGCTCGGCGCCATGATGGTGTTTTTCGGCAAGCAGGAGAACAGCCCTGCGCTGAAATGGTGGGGCACCGCCTATCTCCTTGGTGCCGCGTCCGTCGCGCTATGGACCGTGGCCGGCGACAAGCTCGGCCCGCATCTCTATCTCGCGCTGAACGCTGTCGGCTTCGTCGCCTGCGGCATGGTGTGGAATGCGGCGCGCGTCTTCCATGGCCGCAAGCCGAACTGGCCTGGTCTCGTGCTCGGCGCATTCGCCTGGGTCGCGACCGCAACGCTGCTCGATCCCTCGGCCTCCATGCTGCGCATGATCATCGGCGCCGGCATCGTCTCTTTCTATGCGGCGCTGACCGCGAGCGAGCTCTGGGTCGAGCGGCGCAAGAGCCTGCAACGGCGCTGGCCGGCCTTCGTGGTGCCGGTGATGCATGGCTGCGTGCTGATGCTGCCGATCCTGCTCGGCAGCTTCCTGCGGCCGAACGATGCCGGCTTCTCTCACAGCGTCTGGGTCACCGTGTTCGCGGTCGAGCTCGTGCTCTACGCCGTCGGCACCGTGTTCGTGATCTTCATGCTGGTGTCGGAGCGCACCGTGACCGCGCACCGCACCGCCGCCTCCACCGATCCCCTGACCGGCATGCTCAACCGCCGCGGCTTCTCGGAGGCCTGTTCACGGATGATCGAGCGCGAGGCCAAGGGCGGCCGCCCGGTCACGGTGATGATCTTCGATATCGACCACTTCAAGTCGATCAACGATCGCTTCGGCCATCCAGCCGGCGACGAGATGCTGAAGCTGTTCTCGACTATCGTCGTCAACAATCTGCGCATCTCCGATCTGTCCGGTCGCATCGGCGGCGAGGAGTTCGCGGCGCTGCTGCCGTGTTCACTGGAAGAGGGCGTGGTGGTCGCCGAGCGCGTGCGCGAGGCGTTCGAGACGTCCGGCGTCGTGGTCGATGAAGGCCCGGTCGACACCACCGTCAGCATCGGCATCGCTGGCGGCCCCGCCGGCACCGAGCTCGAGGTGTTGCTGGCCTCGGCCGATACCGCGCTCTACCAGGCCAAGCGCGGCGGCCGTAACCGCGTCGAAGCTGCTGAGGAGCTGCCGCTATCGCTGGAAAACTGGCGCCGCCAGAGCGCCGCGCGGATCGGTTTGCCGAAGGTGCAGCCGGCGACCGCCTGA
- a CDS encoding antibiotic biosynthesis monooxygenase family protein — MVTEIAQIEIKPGSEKDFEAAVAKAKAAFGRAKGFHGFELHKSIEKPQRYRLMVKWATLENHTVDFRGSENFTEWRGLVGQYFASPPEVEHTETVLTT, encoded by the coding sequence ATGGTCACCGAGATCGCGCAAATCGAAATCAAGCCGGGCAGCGAGAAGGATTTTGAGGCGGCCGTCGCCAAGGCCAAGGCTGCCTTCGGCCGCGCCAAGGGCTTTCACGGCTTCGAGCTGCACAAGTCGATCGAGAAGCCGCAGCGTTACCGGCTCATGGTGAAATGGGCGACGCTGGAAAATCACACCGTTGATTTCCGCGGCTCCGAGAATTTCACCGAATGGCGCGGCCTCGTCGGCCAGTATTTTGCCTCGCCCCCGGAGGTCGAGCACACCGAGACCGTGCTGACGACCTGA